The following are encoded together in the Pleurocapsa sp. FMAR1 genome:
- a CDS encoding GcvT family protein, whose product MKQRDLVGFQQRATAEPKGRIAPTLNSNLTTMENTAKLVIIGAGIVGCSTAYHLAKLGWRDIVVIDRGSLFATGGSTSHAPGLVFQTNSSQTMTRLAKYTVELYSQLESSEGSAFYGVGSVEVAYTEARWQELKRKLGWAKSWGIEGAMLTPEQAKEKIPLLDETKILGAYYVPTDGIAKAVRAAEALANFAINSSAAKFYGNTQVLDIEVEQGQVKSVITNKGNIATDKVVVCAGIWGSLIGEMVGEVIPLVPVQHQYVKTSPLSELAGETREVVQPILRHQDRSMYFRQHSDCYGIGSYQHEPLLVDPKDILTHKDSPMMPSVKQFTESHFQAAWQSTVELLPSLAQTELPYKINGMMSFTPDSFPIIGESSQVRGFWVAEAVWVTHGGGVGKMVAELLTTGVPSLDLHECDINRFPQVAQSSKYIWASAAQQYREVYDIIHPLAQPTHSRQLRVSPFYPRLQELGAVFFTSAGWERPQWFESNAKLLEKYTIPERQGWSAQNWSTIQGAEHLATREGLAMYDLTSFTKLEVTGEKACEYLQYLCANKVSSNVGKVTYTSMLDANGGIMCDLTITCLDKNRFWVVTGGAVGGHDLAWMRSHLPKDNSVNIADVSSSYCCLGLWGPSAPKVLSEVTDTDVSNKGFGFFTARQIYLGAIPALAVRVSYVGELGWEIYVPTESGLKLWDLLWQAGQPYNIIAAGVGAFESLRLEKGYLSWGADIHTEYDPYEAGLDFAVRLNKDEFIGRDALLQRKQYQSRKLCYLTLNDPSVVIMGKEPIMAEGKVLGYVTSAGYGYSLGRCVAYAYLPLGYSTPGTNVEIEYFGDRYLATVTDIG is encoded by the coding sequence GTGAAGCAGCGCGATCTTGTTGGTTTCCAACAAAGAGCGACTGCTGAACCCAAAGGGCGAATCGCCCCTACCCTAAATTCTAATTTAACAACAATGGAAAATACGGCAAAACTGGTAATTATCGGTGCGGGAATAGTTGGCTGTAGTACTGCTTACCATTTGGCAAAGCTAGGCTGGCGCGATATTGTAGTTATCGATCGCGGTTCTCTATTTGCTACTGGCGGTTCTACTTCCCATGCCCCTGGTTTAGTTTTTCAGACCAACTCTTCTCAAACCATGACCCGACTGGCAAAATACACCGTAGAACTTTACAGTCAGCTTGAAAGTAGTGAAGGTTCGGCTTTTTATGGGGTAGGTAGTGTAGAAGTGGCTTATACCGAAGCCCGTTGGCAGGAACTAAAGCGCAAGCTAGGATGGGCAAAATCCTGGGGAATTGAAGGGGCAATGCTTACTCCCGAACAGGCAAAAGAAAAAATACCTCTCCTCGATGAAACTAAAATACTCGGTGCTTATTATGTTCCTACAGACGGTATTGCTAAAGCGGTAAGGGCAGCAGAGGCACTAGCCAACTTTGCCATAAACTCCAGTGCAGCTAAGTTTTATGGCAATACTCAGGTATTAGATATTGAAGTAGAACAGGGACAGGTAAAATCTGTAATCACTAACAAAGGTAATATTGCTACCGATAAAGTTGTCGTTTGTGCTGGCATCTGGGGTTCTCTCATTGGCGAGATGGTAGGAGAAGTAATTCCTCTAGTTCCCGTACAGCATCAATATGTTAAAACTTCCCCACTATCAGAATTAGCAGGGGAAACTCGTGAAGTGGTGCAGCCGATCCTGCGCCATCAAGATCGGTCGATGTATTTTCGTCAACATTCCGACTGTTATGGCATTGGCTCTTATCAACACGAACCTTTATTGGTAGACCCCAAAGATATTCTGACTCACAAAGATTCACCGATGATGCCTTCTGTAAAGCAATTTACCGAGTCACATTTTCAAGCAGCATGGCAATCTACAGTAGAACTGCTGCCAAGTTTGGCACAGACGGAGTTGCCTTATAAAATAAACGGCATGATGTCTTTTACCCCCGATAGCTTCCCGATAATCGGCGAATCTTCTCAAGTCAGAGGCTTTTGGGTCGCAGAAGCAGTTTGGGTAACTCATGGTGGTGGCGTAGGTAAAATGGTAGCGGAATTATTAACTACGGGTGTTCCCAGCCTCGATTTGCATGAGTGCGATATCAACCGTTTTCCTCAAGTGGCTCAAAGCAGTAAATATATTTGGGCAAGCGCAGCACAGCAATATCGCGAAGTTTACGATATCATTCATCCTCTGGCACAACCAACTCATTCTCGTCAACTGCGGGTGAGTCCTTTTTATCCACGCTTGCAGGAGTTAGGGGCGGTGTTCTTTACCAGTGCTGGTTGGGAACGTCCTCAATGGTTTGAATCTAATGCCAAGCTGCTAGAAAAATATACTATTCCAGAACGTCAGGGTTGGTCGGCACAAAACTGGTCAACTATCCAGGGTGCAGAACATTTGGCTACTCGTGAAGGGCTTGCCATGTATGACCTGACATCATTTACCAAGCTTGAAGTTACGGGAGAGAAAGCTTGTGAATATCTGCAATATCTCTGTGCCAACAAAGTTAGTTCTAATGTGGGCAAAGTTACTTACACCTCGATGCTGGATGCTAACGGTGGCATCATGTGCGATTTAACCATAACTTGTCTGGATAAAAATCGATTTTGGGTAGTAACTGGAGGTGCAGTGGGCGGTCACGATTTAGCCTGGATGCGATCGCATTTACCAAAAGACAATTCGGTAAACATTGCCGATGTCTCTTCTAGCTATTGTTGTCTGGGGTTGTGGGGACCCTCAGCACCAAAAGTATTATCAGAAGTCACTGATACCGATGTCTCAAATAAAGGCTTTGGTTTCTTTACCGCACGACAGATTTATCTTGGCGCAATTCCCGCTTTAGCGGTGAGGGTATCCTATGTCGGTGAACTAGGCTGGGAAATTTATGTTCCTACTGAATCTGGATTGAAGCTATGGGATTTACTTTGGCAAGCAGGTCAACCATACAATATCATTGCTGCTGGGGTAGGTGCGTTTGAGTCCCTACGTTTAGAAAAAGGCTATCTATCCTGGGGTGCAGATATTCATACCGAATACGATCCTTATGAGGCTGGTTTGGATTTTGCTGTCAGGCTTAATAAAGATGAATTCATCGGTCGAGATGCCCTACTTCAGCGTAAACAATATCAAAGCCGTAAACTCTGTTATTTAACCTTAAATGACCCTAGCGTAGTGATTATGGGTAAAGAGCCAATCATGGCTGAGGGGAAAGTATTAGGTTATGTCACTAGTGCAGGTTATGGTTACAGTCTGGGTCGATGTGTTGCTTATGCCTATTTGCCCCTTGGTTACTCTACACCTGGAACTAATGTAGAAATAGAATACTTTGGCGATCGCTATTTAGCAACCGTAACAGATATAGGTTAA
- a CDS encoding leucine-rich repeat domain-containing protein, with protein sequence MLTRYKIYLLSLLTKLNALNISENPLCDLDPIANLKDLTSLYLWHTNIRDITCLKSNTKLVELGLADNQINDVRGLFDLKQLDLLFLGGNENIPENQLQEIEAKNLSDFRRPDWKKQIEN encoded by the coding sequence GTGCTAACCAGATACAAGATTTATCTTCTATCCTTACTTACAAAACTAAATGCCTTAAATATTTCCGAAAATCCGCTCTGTGACCTCGATCCAATTGCTAATCTTAAAGACCTAACTTCTCTTTACCTCTGGCATACTAATATTCGAGATATTACCTGTTTAAAGTCAAACACAAAACTTGTAGAGCTAGGGTTAGCAGACAACCAAATTAATGACGTTCGTGGGCTATTCGATCTCAAGCAGCTTGATTTACTGTTCCTTGGTGGTAATGAGAATATTCCCGAAAACCAGCTTCAGGAAATTGAGGCGAAAAACCTGAGCGACTTTCGTCGTCCTGATTGGAAAAAGCAAATAGAAAACTAA
- a CDS encoding alanine/glycine:cation symporter family protein, translating into MQLVKQSNKFKPKWILSWALVIVLGFALPSLAQEKAAKAPGGFIGALDSIFSKLVDVLDKILFFEIAGFPLIVLWLICGSIFFTLRMGFVNIRGLKHAIDIVQGKYDDPNDAGEVSHFQALATALSGTVGLGNIAGVAIAVQTGGPGAVLWMTLGGFFGMSSKFTECTLAQKYRRVRADGSIAGGPMYYISRPLSDMGLRPVGKGLAALFAILCIGGSFGGGNMFQANQSYVAVANIIPALPSWLFGIIVAALVGVVIIGGLTRIASITGKLVPLMAIIYIASCLWIILSNFTEIPSAIATIFTQAFSPQAVGGGVIGVMVQGIRRSAFSNEAGVGSAAIAHSAARTDEPLREGLVALLEPLIDTIVICNMTALVIIITGTYQDTSIDDGVLLTTESFATVVSWFPIILAIAVALFAFSTMISWSYYGEKAWEYLFGNSSILIYKALFVFCVFLGSVVNLGAVLDFSDMMILAMSIPNLIGCYMLSGAIASELKDYMQRLGSGQMLTYDAEVARRNLSPEITSKHR; encoded by the coding sequence ATGCAGCTTGTCAAACAATCAAATAAATTCAAGCCTAAATGGATACTATCTTGGGCTTTGGTTATAGTTTTAGGTTTTGCTCTACCAAGCCTAGCCCAGGAAAAAGCAGCAAAAGCACCAGGGGGTTTCATTGGTGCGCTGGACAGCATTTTCTCCAAACTTGTTGATGTTTTAGATAAAATTCTCTTTTTTGAAATTGCTGGTTTTCCTCTAATTGTGCTGTGGTTGATCTGTGGCTCAATTTTCTTTACGCTGCGAATGGGATTTGTTAATATTCGCGGTTTGAAGCACGCTATTGATATTGTGCAGGGTAAATACGACGATCCTAACGATGCTGGTGAGGTATCTCACTTCCAGGCACTGGCAACGGCACTATCGGGGACAGTGGGATTAGGTAATATTGCGGGGGTGGCGATCGCCGTACAGACTGGAGGACCTGGGGCAGTATTGTGGATGACCCTGGGAGGCTTTTTTGGGATGTCCAGTAAATTTACTGAATGTACTCTAGCTCAAAAGTATCGACGAGTTAGAGCCGATGGATCGATAGCTGGCGGACCAATGTATTATATTTCTCGTCCCTTATCAGATATGGGCTTGCGTCCTGTAGGCAAAGGTTTGGCAGCTTTATTTGCCATCCTCTGTATCGGTGGCTCTTTTGGGGGAGGCAATATGTTCCAGGCAAACCAATCTTATGTCGCTGTAGCCAATATTATTCCCGCTCTGCCCAGTTGGCTCTTTGGTATAATTGTCGCTGCTTTGGTAGGGGTGGTAATTATTGGCGGTCTTACTCGAATTGCTTCGATTACGGGCAAGCTAGTTCCTTTGATGGCAATAATTTATATTGCTTCTTGTTTGTGGATTATTTTGAGTAACTTTACTGAAATTCCCAGCGCGATCGCCACTATTTTCACCCAGGCTTTTTCACCTCAAGCCGTTGGCGGTGGCGTTATTGGCGTAATGGTGCAGGGAATTAGACGTAGTGCTTTTTCTAATGAAGCAGGTGTTGGCTCGGCAGCGATCGCACACTCGGCAGCCCGTACCGATGAACCTCTTAGAGAAGGGCTAGTAGCTTTATTAGAGCCTCTAATCGATACAATTGTGATCTGTAATATGACCGCTTTAGTAATTATCATTACTGGGACTTATCAGGATACTTCTATAGATGATGGAGTGCTGTTGACCACTGAATCTTTTGCGACTGTGGTTAGTTGGTTTCCCATAATTTTGGCGATCGCCGTAGCCTTGTTTGCTTTTTCAACCATGATTTCTTGGAGTTATTATGGCGAAAAAGCTTGGGAATATTTATTTGGCAATAGTAGCATCCTAATTTACAAGGCTCTGTTTGTCTTTTGCGTATTTCTTGGCTCAGTAGTTAACCTGGGCGCGGTACTTGATTTTAGTGACATGATGATTTTGGCAATGTCAATTCCTAATTTAATCGGCTGTTATATGCTCTCTGGAGCGATCGCCTCAGAACTTAAAGACTATATGCAGCGTCTGGGTTCGGGACAAATGCTTACCTATGATGCTGAAGTTGCCAGACGCAATCTAAGCCCAGAAATAACTTCTAAACATCGATAA